DNA from Terriglobales bacterium:
TCGCGTTCCGCATCGCGCCGCGGCTGAACGCCGCCGGGCGCATGGACGTGGCGCGCGACGTGATCGAGCTGTTCTCGGTGAAGGAGGAGAAGCGCGCGCGCGAGCTGGCCGAGAAGCTGAACCAGCTGAACGGCGACCGCCAGGCGGAGGAGCAGCGCATCCTCGAGGCCATCTGGCAGCGGCTGGACGGGGACCAGGCGCTGCGCGAGAGCTACTGCATCGTGGTCGACGGCGACGGCTGGCATCGCGGAGTGATCGGCATCGCGGCGACGCGCGTGGTGGAGAAATATTGCCGGCCGGCGCTGGTGATGGCGAGCGTCGACGGAGTGGCGCACGGGTCGGGCAGGTCCATCCCGGCGTTCCACCTGCTGGACGCGCTGGAGTCGTGTCCGGAGCTGTTCGAGCGGTTTGGCGGGCACGCGCACGCGGTGGGGTGCTCGCTGCCGAGCGAGCGCGTGCCGGAACTGCGCGCGCGGCTCGACGCCTATGCGCGGACGAAGCTGAGCGAGGCGGACTTCGTGCCGTCATTGCTGGTCGACTCCGAGCTGGAGTTCAGGGAGATCACGCCCGAGCTGCTCGACGCGGTGCAGAAGCTGGAGCCTTTCGGGATGGGGAATCGCGAGCCGGTGTTCGCGGTGAAAGAGGCGCGGCTGGTGGCGCCGCCGAAGATCCTGAAGGAGAAGCACCTCAAGCTGCGGGTGATCGCGGCCAACGGCTCGCGCGGGCTGGACCTGATGGGCTGGCGCATGGCCGAGAGGGCGCAGGGGCTCACCGCCGGCGACGCGCTGGAGTTTGCCTGCAAGCTGGACGAGAACACGCATCCCGAGTTCGGCGGGCTGCAGCTGATGCTGTGCGACCTCAGGAAGAAGACTGCCGCCGCCAGCTGAA
Protein-coding regions in this window:
- the recJ gene encoding single-stranded-DNA-specific exonuclease RecJ, with the protein product TAVVILKTGIELCGGAAEYHVPHRIREGYGMKDDVIERAGSEGVRLIISVDTGIRAFAAAETAARLGIDLIVTDHHLPESAQGLVPKAHAVLNPNQPGCEYPCKALCGAGVAFKLVQALLEKKKDAGERRKLELSFLKMVAIATIADAVPLKDENRVFAKLGLEGLRTAVNPGLRALMDCAQLDPKRVPLTAADVAFRIAPRLNAAGRMDVARDVIELFSVKEEKRARELAEKLNQLNGDRQAEEQRILEAIWQRLDGDQALRESYCIVVDGDGWHRGVIGIAATRVVEKYCRPALVMASVDGVAHGSGRSIPAFHLLDALESCPELFERFGGHAHAVGCSLPSERVPELRARLDAYARTKLSEADFVPSLLVDSELEFREITPELLDAVQKLEPFGMGNREPVFAVKEARLVAPPKILKEKHLKLRVIAANGSRGLDLMGWRMAERAQGLTAGDALEFACKLDENTHPEFGGLQLMLCDLRKKTAAAS